CCGCGTGCCCAGCTCGGTCACGACCCGCCCGTCCACCTCCACACGGCCGTCGAGGATCAACTTCTCGGCGGACCTGCGCGACGCGATTCCGGCCTGGGACAACACTTTTTGCAGCCGGATGCCTTGATCTTCGACCATCAATCCTGGTCCACATCGAAGGTCAGCGACTGCTCGGGCGTCGCACCGCCGGCGAGTTTGATGAAACGTGGCTCACTGTCCAGGGATTCGCTTAAGTCCTCGATCGTGTCCACGTCGGGCAGCAGCGGTGCGATGTCCGGCAGGTCGGCCAACGACGTCAATCCCAAACGCTCCAAAAACAACTCGGTGGTGGCGAAGGTGGCCGCACCGCTGTCCTCGTCGACGCCAGCCTCGGTGATGAGGCCCCGCGCCAGCAGGGTGCGCATGACGGCATCGACGTTGACACCACGCACCGCGCTGACCCGCGCGCGGGTCACCGGCTGGCGGTAGGCCACCACGGCCAACGTTTCCAGCGCGGCCCGGGTCAATTTCGAGCGCGCCCCGTCCAACAGGAGTTTCTCGACATACGGCGCGAATCGGGCGCGGGTGTACATCCGCCAACCCTCGCCGGTCTTGCGCAGGTCGATGCCGCTGTCGCGTTCGGCCAGTTGCTCCGACATCGCCTGCAGTTTGGCGGCGATCCGGTAGACGGGTTGCTGGGTGACCGCGGCCAGCGCCTCGTCGCTGACCGGCGTGTCGACCACCAACAGCAGCGCTTCCAACACAGATTCGAGTTCCTCGGGATCCATCGGCGCCGCTTCAGCGATGTCGGGGATCCCGATATCGAGATCGACGTCAGCTTCGTCTGGGTTCACGAAATCAACGTCGGTGGCTTCGTCTGCGGTGCTCAAGCGCCGCTCCTCCTCATCGCTGCGCTCTGCATCGTCGCCGGCGGTGTCCAAGCGCCGCTCCTCCTCATCGCTGCGCTCTGCATCGTCGCCGGCGGTGTCCAAGCGCCGCTCCTCCTCATCGCTGCGCTCTGCATCGTCGCCGGCGGTGTCCAAGCGCCGCTCCTCCTCATCGCTGCGCTCTGCATCGTCGCCGGCGGTGCTCATCATTCGTCCCGCACTTCTGCCAGGGCTTCGGTGGTCGGACGCTCGCCGGTCCACGCGATCTGGAGCACACCAAGCGGCTCCGACTGGTCGAATGCTACCGCCCGAGACCGATACAGTTCGAGCAGCGCCAGGAACCGTCCCACGACCTCCATCGGCTTCTCGCAGTCGGCCACCAGCTCGGAAAACGTCGCCCACTGCCCGCTGCCCCGTGCCTCGAGCATCGATAACAATTGCCGGGCTTGCTCAGGCACCGAAACCTGCAGCTCGTGCAGATGACCCGTGGACACCGTCGGCACCGGCCGCGGTGTGAAGGCGACCGCGGCGATCTGGGCGAATCGCTCGGCGTCGACACCGAGCATCACCTCCGGCAGCAGTTGGGTGAACCGCTCCTCGAGCGAGACCGCCCGCGGGTAACTGCGCAGGGCGGCGGCCTCCAACTCAGCGAACATCTCCGCGACGTGCTTGAACGCGCGGTATTGCAGTAACCGGGCAAATAGCAGGTCGCGCACCTCGAGCAGCGCCAAATCCTCTTCGTCGTCGACCTGTCCGGCCGGCAGCAACCGCGCCGCCTTGAGGTCCAACAGGGTCGCGGCCACCACCAGAAACGCGGTGGTCTCCTCCAGGTCCAGCTGCGCACCGATCTCACGCGTGTACGCGATGAAATCGTCAGTGACCTGATGCAGCGCCACCTCGGTCACGTCGAGTCGATGCGCGAAAATCAGCTGCAACAGCAGGTCGAACGGCCCCTCGAAGTTGGTCAGGCGGACTTGAAAGCCGTTCTGCTGTGGCGCCTCACCATTCGCCGTGTCGGTCACGCGCCGAATCGGTCGATGAACTCGCGGGCCAGGGCTCGATAGGCGATGGCGCCCGTCGACTTCGGCGCCCAGGTAGTGATCGGCTCACCGGCCACGCTGGTCTCCGGGAACCGCACGGTACGGGTGATCACGGTGTCGAATACCAGGTCACCGAACCGCTCCACCACCCGGCTCATGACCTCGCGGGCATTGACGGTGCGAGGGTCGTACCGGGTCAGCAGGATGCCGCTGATCTCGAGCTTGGGGTTGAGCCGGTCGCGCACCTTGTCGACGGTGTCGGTTAGCAGCGCCAGGCCGCGCAACGAGAAGAACTCGCATTCGGTCGGGATGACCACGCCATCCGCGCAGGC
This Mycobacterium simiae DNA region includes the following protein-coding sequences:
- the scpB gene encoding SMC-Scp complex subunit ScpB, whose translation is MDPEELESVLEALLLVVDTPVSDEALAAVTQQPVYRIAAKLQAMSEQLAERDSGIDLRKTGEGWRMYTRARFAPYVEKLLLDGARSKLTRAALETLAVVAYRQPVTRARVSAVRGVNVDAVMRTLLARGLITEAGVDEDSGAATFATTELFLERLGLTSLADLPDIAPLLPDVDTIEDLSESLDSEPRFIKLAGGATPEQSLTFDVDQD
- a CDS encoding segregation/condensation protein A; its protein translation is MTDTANGEAPQQNGFQVRLTNFEGPFDLLLQLIFAHRLDVTEVALHQVTDDFIAYTREIGAQLDLEETTAFLVVAATLLDLKAARLLPAGQVDDEEDLALLEVRDLLFARLLQYRAFKHVAEMFAELEAAALRSYPRAVSLEERFTQLLPEVMLGVDAERFAQIAAVAFTPRPVPTVSTGHLHELQVSVPEQARQLLSMLEARGSGQWATFSELVADCEKPMEVVGRFLALLELYRSRAVAFDQSEPLGVLQIAWTGERPTTEALAEVRDE